Proteins encoded together in one Piliocolobus tephrosceles isolate RC106 chromosome 15, ASM277652v3, whole genome shotgun sequence window:
- the CYRIA gene encoding protein FAM49A — MGNLLKVLTREIENYPHFFLDFENAQPTEGEREIWNQISAVLQDSESILADLQAYKGAGPEIRDAIQNPNDIQLQEKAWNAVCPLVVRLKRFYEFSIRLEKALQSLLESLTCPPYTPTQHLEREQALAKEFAEILHFTLRFDELKMRNPAIQNDFSYYRRTISRNRINNMHLDIENEVNNEMANRMSLFYAEATPMLKTLSNATMHFVSENKTLPIENTTDCLSTMTSVCKVMLETPEYRSRFTSEETLMFCMRVMVGVIILYDHVHPVGAFCKTSKIDMKGCIKVLKEQAPDSVEGLLNALRFTTKHLNDESTSKQIRAMLQ, encoded by the exons ATGGGAAATCTGCTCAAAGTCCTTACCAGGGAAATTGAAAACTATCCACACTTTTTCCTGGATTTTGAAA ATGCTCAGCctacagaaggagagagagaaatctggAACCAGATCAGCGCCGTCCTTCAGGATTCTGAGAGCATCCTTGCAGACCTGCAGGCTTACAAAGGCGCAGGCCCAGAGATCCGAGAC GCAAttcaaaatcccaatgacattcAGCTTCAAGAAAAAGCTTGGAATGCAGTGTGCCCTCTCGTTGTGAGGCTAAAGAGATTTTACGAGTTTTCCATTAGACTAG AAAAAGCTCTTCAGAGTTTATTGGAATCTCTGACTTGTCCACCCTACACACCAACCCAACACCTGGAAAGGGAGCAGGCCCTGGCAAAGGAGTTTGccgaaattttacattttacccTTCGATTCGATGAGCTGAAG ATGAGGAACCCGGCTATTCAGAATGACTTCAGCTACTACAGAAGAACGATCAGTCGCAACCGCATCAACAACATGCAC CTAGACATTGAGAATGAAGTCAATAATGAAATGGCCAATCGAATGTCCCTCTTCTATGCAGAAGCCACACCAATGCTGAAAACCCTTAGCAATGCCACAATGCACTTTGTCTCAGAA AACAAAACCCTGCCAATAGAGAACACCACAGACTGTCTCAGCACAATGACAAGTGTCTGTAAAGTCATGCTGGAAACTCC GGAGTACAGAAGTAGGTTTACGAGTGAAGAGACCCTGATGTTCTGCATGAGGGTGATGGTGGGAGTCATCATCCTCTATGACCATGTCCACCCTGTGGGAGCTTTCTGCAAGACGTCCAAGATCGAT ATGAAAGGCTGCATAAAAGTTTTGAAGGAGCAGGCCCCAGACAGTGTGGAGGGGCTGCTAAATGCCCTCAG